The following are encoded together in the Oscarella lobularis chromosome 10, ooOscLobu1.1, whole genome shotgun sequence genome:
- the LOC136192569 gene encoding KH homology domain-containing protein 4-like isoform X1, which translates to MQPTKKSKWDQKEPSAGSTLAGAPQGGTSAAAAEAAARLNAKLAAEGKIIKTEQPIPVRVKKAAPRQFTAEVVINDLVARTVLTRSSTQQEIMWRTGALVSLKGRYLTEEEKSMASDGGDRPLYLYVCADSEARKENALRRIKKIVLTSESNLPENLRAFTNNPNLFETIGIPPFLALDESRENEGEFFRDKVFVRTLEGGDSGINIASHLSGPQGLFLKHIVSETGAKVFLRGSGSGHIEAASGRESFEPLHIFISHSSREGLASARRLSEDLINTVFADINRRRQASNSYRPPLLAGPPPPLMSLQLSNTLPQAAVNQIPLLMPPLPPAHQQQSIGPLPPPPGPYLSYPPPPPLPPPPHFMNQPLLGPSLPPPPQFADSAVRFETPYGNPQFCDIKSEPNKEKEKEKTPTKRKFTEEAVTQTDSRAASYNKTPPTIPSSSSSSSDAKSIKFKVPQPPLRKKRSREDRVTGEKKLSVGLASLAAAYDDDSDSEDGDS; encoded by the exons ATGCAGCCGACGAAAAAGAGCAAGTGGGATCAGAAGGAGCCCAGCGCTGGTTCTACTTTGGCCGGGGCTCCTCAAGGGGGAACGTCCGCCGCTGCAGCGGAAGCGGCTGCTAGATTGAACGCAAAATTGGCCGCCGAAGGAAAAATCATCAAAACAGAACAGCCAATACCAGTGCGA GTCAAAAAAGCGGCACCTCGACAATTCACGGCAGAAGTCGTTATCAATGATCTAGTTGCAAG AACCGTTTTGACTCGATCCTCGACACAGCAAGAA ATTATGTGGCGGACTGGAGCTCTTGTATCGTTGAAGGGTCGATATTTGActgaggaggagaaaagcaTGGCAAGCGATGGAGG AGATCGTCCCTTGTATTTATATGTGTGTGCTGATAGCGAAGCCAGAAAAGAGa ATGCTCTAAGACGAATTAAAAAGATAGTTCTTACGTCCGAATCGAATTTACCCGAAAATCTACGCGCATTTACAAATAATCCGAATCTTTTTGAAACAATCGGAATACCACCATTTCTAGCATTAGATGAGAGTAGAGAAAACGAG ggggAGTTTTTTCGTGATAAGGTTTTTGTGAGAACGCTAGAGGGAGGCGACTCTGGAATCAATATAGCTAGTCACCTGTCAGGCCCACAG GGATTGTTTTTGAAACACATTGTTTCGGAGACGGGCGCCAAA gtgtttTTGCGTGGATCTGGTTCCGGTCATATTGAAGCGGCTTCAGGTAGAGAATCCTTTGAACCGCTACACATTTTTATAAG TCATTCGTCTAGAGAGGGACTTGCCAGTGCAAGACGACTCTCAGAAGATCTCATAAACACT GTATTCGCGGATATCAATAGACGGAGACAAGCAAGCAATAGCTATCGACCTCCTCTCCTCGCAG GGCCGCCACCTCCGCTCATGTCTCTCCAATTATCAAATACACTGCCTCAA GCTGCAGTGAATCAAATTCCACTTCTAATGCCTCCACTTCCACCTGCCCAT CAACAACAGTCAATTggtcctcttcctcctcctcctggCCCTTATCTTTCCtaccctcctcctcctcctcttcctcctcctccacatTTCATGAATCAACCTCTCTTGGGTCCTTCACTGCCTCCTCCACCTCAATTCGCAG ATTCGGCCGTTCGTTTTGAAACCCCTTACGGAAATCCTCAATTTTGCGACATAAAA TCTGAACCCaacaaggaaaaggaaaaggaaaagactccaacaaaacgaaaattcacCGAAGAGGCG gTGACTCAAACCGATTCTCGGGCAGCATCC TATAATAAAACCCCGCCTACTATcccctcttcttcttcttctagtaGTGATGCTAAATCTATCAAATTCAAAGTGCCCCAGCCGCCTCTTAGAAAGAAACGCAGTCGCGAAGATCGCGTCACAG gcgagaagaaattgagcGTTGGATTGGCCTCTTTGGCTGCTGCCTATGATGATGATTCCGATTCAGAGGACGGTGACAGTTGA
- the LOC136192569 gene encoding KH homology domain-containing protein 4-like isoform X2, protein MWRTGALVSLKGRYLTEEEKSMASDGGDRPLYLYVCADSEARKENALRRIKKIVLTSESNLPENLRAFTNNPNLFETIGIPPFLALDESRENEGEFFRDKVFVRTLEGGDSGINIASHLSGPQGLFLKHIVSETGAKVFLRGSGSGHIEAASGRESFEPLHIFISHSSREGLASARRLSEDLINTVFADINRRRQASNSYRPPLLAGPPPPLMSLQLSNTLPQAAVNQIPLLMPPLPPAHQQQSIGPLPPPPGPYLSYPPPPPLPPPPHFMNQPLLGPSLPPPPQFADSAVRFETPYGNPQFCDIKSEPNKEKEKEKTPTKRKFTEEAVTQTDSRAASYNKTPPTIPSSSSSSSDAKSIKFKVPQPPLRKKRSREDRVTGEKKLSVGLASLAAAYDDDSDSEDGDS, encoded by the exons ATGTGGCGGACTGGAGCTCTTGTATCGTTGAAGGGTCGATATTTGActgaggaggagaaaagcaTGGCAAGCGATGGAGG AGATCGTCCCTTGTATTTATATGTGTGTGCTGATAGCGAAGCCAGAAAAGAGa ATGCTCTAAGACGAATTAAAAAGATAGTTCTTACGTCCGAATCGAATTTACCCGAAAATCTACGCGCATTTACAAATAATCCGAATCTTTTTGAAACAATCGGAATACCACCATTTCTAGCATTAGATGAGAGTAGAGAAAACGAG ggggAGTTTTTTCGTGATAAGGTTTTTGTGAGAACGCTAGAGGGAGGCGACTCTGGAATCAATATAGCTAGTCACCTGTCAGGCCCACAG GGATTGTTTTTGAAACACATTGTTTCGGAGACGGGCGCCAAA gtgtttTTGCGTGGATCTGGTTCCGGTCATATTGAAGCGGCTTCAGGTAGAGAATCCTTTGAACCGCTACACATTTTTATAAG TCATTCGTCTAGAGAGGGACTTGCCAGTGCAAGACGACTCTCAGAAGATCTCATAAACACT GTATTCGCGGATATCAATAGACGGAGACAAGCAAGCAATAGCTATCGACCTCCTCTCCTCGCAG GGCCGCCACCTCCGCTCATGTCTCTCCAATTATCAAATACACTGCCTCAA GCTGCAGTGAATCAAATTCCACTTCTAATGCCTCCACTTCCACCTGCCCAT CAACAACAGTCAATTggtcctcttcctcctcctcctggCCCTTATCTTTCCtaccctcctcctcctcctcttcctcctcctccacatTTCATGAATCAACCTCTCTTGGGTCCTTCACTGCCTCCTCCACCTCAATTCGCAG ATTCGGCCGTTCGTTTTGAAACCCCTTACGGAAATCCTCAATTTTGCGACATAAAA TCTGAACCCaacaaggaaaaggaaaaggaaaagactccaacaaaacgaaaattcacCGAAGAGGCG gTGACTCAAACCGATTCTCGGGCAGCATCC TATAATAAAACCCCGCCTACTATcccctcttcttcttcttctagtaGTGATGCTAAATCTATCAAATTCAAAGTGCCCCAGCCGCCTCTTAGAAAGAAACGCAGTCGCGAAGATCGCGTCACAG gcgagaagaaattgagcGTTGGATTGGCCTCTTTGGCTGCTGCCTATGATGATGATTCCGATTCAGAGGACGGTGACAGTTGA
- the LOC136192570 gene encoding ethanolamine kinase 1-like isoform X2 codes for MARVLDLRVDKETLERDVPRLIEHIRPEWDPKTIRLRHFSDGLTNFLVGCYSQADSIDADPSACLVRLYGNNTDLIIDREREKRTFETLHAAGCGPPLLATFSNGCSYGYVPGKTLDVRSVRDDAVYPMVVAAMAKMHGIRDGSPAKPVLFETLDRWIGFCAEIMRDARITDRLENSVVPSEEGLSQELGLLKETLIPLGSPVLFCHNDLLIGNIILNESAGKVSFIDYEYAGYNYRGFDIANHFCEFAGINDVDYNLYPDKDLQMKWLKAYLKETNGSESSLDGLYVEVNKFALASHFFWGVWALIQTKYSEIDFDFLGYSIIRFTEYFRRKNEFLSL; via the exons ATGGCTCGAGTCCTGGACTTGCGTGTCGATAAGGAAACGTTGGAGAGAGACGTTCCACGTCTCATCGAGCACATTCGACCCGAATGGGACCCGAAAACGATTCGCCTTCGTCATTTTAGCGACGGGCTCACCAATTTTCTCGTTGGATGCTATTCGCAGGCCGATTCGATCGATGCAGACCCGTCGGCGTGCCTCGTACGACTCTACGGGAACAACACGGACTTGATTATCGATCGCGAACGCGAGAAACGCACGTTCGAGACGCTGCACGCGGCTGGATGCGGGCCCCCGCTTCTCGCCACGTTTTCTAACGGTTGCAGCTACGGTTACGTGCCTGGAAAGACGCTCGACGTTCGTTCggttcgcgacgacgccgtttaTCCGATGGTCGTGGCGGCTATGGCGAAGATGCACGGGATTCGCGACGGATCGCCCGCGAAGCCGGTTCTCTTCGAGACACTCGATAGGTGGATCGGTTTCTGCGCAGAGATCATGCGCGACGCGCGCATAACAGATCG CCTGGAAAATAGCGTCGTTCCGAGCGAGGAGGGTCTCTCTCAAGAGCTCGGTCTTTTGAAGGAGACTCTCATACCTTTGGGCTCTCCTGTGCTCTTCTGTCACAATGATTTATTAATAGGGAatattattttgaatgagtCTGCAG GAAAAGTTTCGTTTATTGACTACGAATATGCTGGTTATAATTACAGAGGATTTGATATAGCCAATCATTTCTGTGAATTTGCGG GTATAAATGATGTTGACTACAATCTATACCCTGATAAGGATCTTCAAATGAAATGGCTCAAAGCATAtttgaaagaaacgaatg gGTCAGAGTCAAGCCTAGATGGTCTCTATGTAGAAGTCAATAAGTTTGCTCTG GCTTCTCATTTCTTTTGGGGCGTATGGGCTCTAATTCAAACCAAATATTCAGAAATCGACTTTGACTTTCTGGG ATACAGTATAATAAGATTCACCGAGTATTTCaggcgaaaaaacgaatttctaTCACTTTGA
- the LOC136192570 gene encoding ethanolamine kinase 1-like isoform X1 — protein sequence MARVLDLRVDKETLERDVPRLIEHIRPEWDPKTIRLRHFSDGLTNFLVGCYSQADSIDADPSACLVRLYGNNTDLIIDREREKRTFETLHAAGCGPPLLATFSNGCSYGYVPGKTLDVRSVRDDAVYPMVVAAMAKMHGIRDGSPAKPVLFETLDRWIGFCAEIMRDARITDRLENSVVPSEEGLSQELGLLKETLIPLGSPVLFCHNDLLIGNIILNESAGKVSFIDYEYAGYNYRGFDIANHFCEFAGINDVDYNLYPDKDLQMKWLKAYLKETNGKIKQKMRKCKITFFFYLGSESSLDGLYVEVNKFALASHFFWGVWALIQTKYSEIDFDFLGYSIIRFTEYFRRKNEFLSL from the exons ATGGCTCGAGTCCTGGACTTGCGTGTCGATAAGGAAACGTTGGAGAGAGACGTTCCACGTCTCATCGAGCACATTCGACCCGAATGGGACCCGAAAACGATTCGCCTTCGTCATTTTAGCGACGGGCTCACCAATTTTCTCGTTGGATGCTATTCGCAGGCCGATTCGATCGATGCAGACCCGTCGGCGTGCCTCGTACGACTCTACGGGAACAACACGGACTTGATTATCGATCGCGAACGCGAGAAACGCACGTTCGAGACGCTGCACGCGGCTGGATGCGGGCCCCCGCTTCTCGCCACGTTTTCTAACGGTTGCAGCTACGGTTACGTGCCTGGAAAGACGCTCGACGTTCGTTCggttcgcgacgacgccgtttaTCCGATGGTCGTGGCGGCTATGGCGAAGATGCACGGGATTCGCGACGGATCGCCCGCGAAGCCGGTTCTCTTCGAGACACTCGATAGGTGGATCGGTTTCTGCGCAGAGATCATGCGCGACGCGCGCATAACAGATCG CCTGGAAAATAGCGTCGTTCCGAGCGAGGAGGGTCTCTCTCAAGAGCTCGGTCTTTTGAAGGAGACTCTCATACCTTTGGGCTCTCCTGTGCTCTTCTGTCACAATGATTTATTAATAGGGAatattattttgaatgagtCTGCAG GAAAAGTTTCGTTTATTGACTACGAATATGCTGGTTATAATTACAGAGGATTTGATATAGCCAATCATTTCTGTGAATTTGCGG GTATAAATGATGTTGACTACAATCTATACCCTGATAAGGATCTTCAAATGAAATGGCTCAAAGCATAtttgaaagaaacgaatgGTAAGATAAAAcagaaaatgagaaagtGTAAAAtcacgttttttttctatttaggGTCAGAGTCAAGCCTAGATGGTCTCTATGTAGAAGTCAATAAGTTTGCTCTG GCTTCTCATTTCTTTTGGGGCGTATGGGCTCTAATTCAAACCAAATATTCAGAAATCGACTTTGACTTTCTGGG ATACAGTATAATAAGATTCACCGAGTATTTCaggcgaaaaaacgaatttctaTCACTTTGA
- the LOC136192570 gene encoding uncharacterized protein isoform X3, producing MPPPPLLGIGTNATVLFHRGTMLPQSPSTHSGLSLVATVACLTATFLVLIALCITYEWYRKKSNRSCSGSKERSLLKRYKGTTSLRFSLSSVAAAVHQSKDETGTRLQVSTRYHTSESSLQVTLWTLVVSKVAMPKQFPCKIFIEVQLLKKDDDGGPPATFQSLEKMCDSEISFREDFHFAALLWDELVKSTLKFSVLYAHQSEREGVIGHATLSLKSHLAQLQYRRGRSVWLGVMENDPKEDRRALAKLLGLPLYASSGPRGYIDVSVEYFGGTVRVVVHGLRELPPIAYNQHVAVMAQLIRGNRTVSTKNFKVAKPASTTKIVVQKQHSFDVKKGETFSLLFEINMRRRSVFGRQTRIGRALLGNESRMESEKEHWASIREGGGKIRMEHELHI from the exons ATGCCTCCTCCACCTCTACTAGGAATAGGAACTAATGCAACAG TGCTATTTCATCGTGGAACGATGTTACCgcaatcgccgtcgacgcattCCGGTCTGTCTCTCGTCGCTACCGTCGCCTGTCTAACCGCGACTTTTCTTGTCTTGATTGCGTTATGCATAACGTACGAATGGTAtcgaaagaagtcgaatcgTTCCTGTTCCGGGTCTAAGGAACGGTCGCTTCTAAAGCGATACAAAGGAACAACGAGTTTGCGATTCTCTTTGAGCTCCGTGGCCGCCGCCGTTCATCAGTCGAAAGACGAGACGGGGACTCGCCTACAGGTATCTACTAGGTATCATACGAGCGAGTCGTCTCTTCAAGTGACTCTATGGACTCTGGTTGTGAGCAAAGTGGCAATGCCAAAGCAGTTTCCTTGTAAAATATTCATAGAAGTGCAGCTACTGAAAaaggacgatgacggcggcCCACCGGCCACATTTCAATCACTCGAAAAAATGTGCGATAGCGAAATTTCCTTCCGAGAGGATTTCCATTTCGCTGCGTTGCTGTGGGACGAACTGGTGAAATCGACTCTGAAATTCTCCGTTCTTTATGCGCATCAGTCGGAGCGAGAAGGAGTCATTGGTCACGCAACGCTTTCGTTGAAATCGCATCTAGCTCAATTGCAATACAGACGAGGTCGATCCGTTTGGCTTGGAGTGATGGAAAACGATCCCAAAGAAGATAGACGCGCTTTGGCGAAGTTGCTTGGTTTGCCGTTATATGCGTCGAGTGGGCCGCGCGGATACATTGATGTATCTGTGGAGTATTTTGGAGGAACTGTGCGCGTTGTCGTTCACGGTCTAAGGGAATTGCCTCCCATCGCTTATAATCAAC acgtCGCTGTTATGGCTCAGCTGATTCGAGGAAATCGGACTGTCAGCACGAAAAACTTCAAAGTGGCAAaaccggcgtcgacgacgaagattgTCGTTCAAAAGCAGCAcagttttgacgtcaaaaaaggagaaacgttTAGTCTACTCTTTGAAATCAACATGCGACGACGCTCTGTTTTTGGACGACAGACGCGAATTGGACGCGCCTTATTGGGAAATGAAAGCAGGatggaaagcgagaaagaacaCTGGGCGAGTATACGAGAGGGGGGCGGGAAGATACGCATGGAACACGAATTGcacatttaa
- the LOC136192568 gene encoding synaptotagmin-11-like isoform X1, producing MKSHPYKRDHNDPIEQTNTSLGFSLKISVKFNTFVMSPITSTQPVNANSAEQRHAFTASFTASPATRTTQNAAPMEIAIVGVSVGIGAALFLILCLCLCYRKRGRGRKKGQVRQRWSIRQSPTGIPTKSVSITNMSSSSLFSPPVPSGESSSSSLRRMMGRYDSSGIKTTSSFHSLPRSPSIPQSVDRPASTLPRMRRYQLHSLAFDDPDSPAAEQSSRTRKVSRSAPSSPRRGRKFGLQTSFGTTSLHSSQSSISFGGGCTDRPIRGAGAVQVVLAYSVNEKVLQVTVVRATGLPDYDDAGGWYVKIYVIDPPRQCRKGKTKIVKNSREPQFDEKFEFGKIDSFKEVTGKDLLVQVVRHRGQMAGRKAIIGEAKVHLFQVQQEILKQSELWINLPRNWEVDDYRGELDVTLGLCKTGSSISVIVNKGRNIPDVKQTIFVQISVYHYRHLISDKRKTKRIKCTTQPVFNENFAFDVSAYRLDDLQVLFELKQNAKTSPAHHRVIGHTAIGAHSVAEHEKQHWDDIVLTPGKLICRSHQLRKGKFNYDRIR from the exons ATGAAAAGCCATCCATATAAGAGAGACCACAACGATCCAATCGAGCAGACGAACACTTCGCTTGGCTTTTCTCTAAAGATCTCCGTCAAGTTCAACACGTTTGTAATGTCACCAATCACATCTACGCAGCCTGTCAACGCAAATTCGG CTGAGCAAAGACACGCTTTCACCGCGTCTTTTACAGCGTCTCCGGCTACAAGGACCACGCAGAACGCTGCTCCAATGGAAATCGCAATCGTCGGCGTCAGCGTGGGAATCGGAGCGGCGCTTTTTCTCATTCTCTGCCTCTGCCTCTGCTACAGAAAGAGGGGAAGAGGTCGAAAGAAGGGCCAAGTGCGTCAACGATGGAGCATACGGCAGTCTCCTACTGGAATCCCTACAAAGAGCGTTTCAATCACCAACATGTCTTCCTCATCGTTATTCTCTCCACCGGTGCCAAGCGGCGAAAGCTCGTCGTCCAGCCTACGTAGAATGATGGGCAGATACGACAGCTCGGGCATCAAAACAACGTCCTCCTTCCACTCTTTACCGCGATCTCCTTCCATTCCACAATCAGTCGATCGCCCAGCGTCGACTCTACCTAGAATGCGTCGATACCAGCTTCATTCGCTGGCGTTCGATGATCCAGACTCGCCAGCAGCGGAGCAAAGCTCGCGCACGAGAAAAGTGTCGAgatcggcgccgtcgtcgccgcgacgcgGACGAAAATTCGGCCTTCAGACAAGTTTTGGAACGACGAGTTTGCACTCGAGTCAATCATCGATATCGTTTGGAGGCGGATGCACCGATCGTCCTATTCGAGGGGCGGGTGCCGTGCAAGTCGTTCTCGCTTACTCGGTCAACGAGAAAGTTTTGCAGGTGACGGTCGTTCGAGCGACGGGGTTGCCGGATTACGACGATGCCGGCGGATGGTACGTCAAGATCTACGTCATCGATCCTCCGCGCCAGTGCCGTaaaggaaagacgaagaTCGTGAAAAATTCGAGAGAACcgcaattcgacgagaagttCGAGTTCGGTAAAATCGATTCGTTCAAGGAGGTGACGGGTAAGGATTTGCTGGTGCAAGTCGTTCGTCATCGCGGTCAGATGGCGGGAAGAAAGGCGATTATCGGCGAAGCTAAAGTCCACTTATTTCAAGTGCAACAGGAAATTTTGAAGCAGTCGGAATTGTGGATCAACCTACCGAGAAATTGG GAGGTGGACGACTATAGGGGAGAATTAGACGTAACGTTGGGACTCTGCAAGACGGGCTCATCTATATCGGTCATAGTGAACAAAGGAAGAAATATCCCCGACGTCAAACAGA CTATTTTCGTTCAGATATCTGTCTACCATTATCGACATCTTATATCGGATaagcgaaagacgaagcGAATCAAGTGCACCACACAGCCGGTGTTCAACGAGAacttcgcgttcgacgtgaGCGCCTatcgtctcgacgatctACAGGTTCTCTTCGAGCTCAAGCAGaacgcgaaaacgagccCCGCCCACCATCGCGTCATCGGGCATACGGCGATCGGCGCTCATTCCGTCGCCGAGCACGAGAAACAGCATTGGGACGACATCGTTCTCACGCCGGGGAAACTCATCTGTCGATCGCATCAACTTCGAAAAGGAAAATTCAACTATGATAGAATACGGTAG
- the LOC136192568 gene encoding synaptotagmin-11-like isoform X2 has product MEIAIVGVSVGIGAALFLILCLCLCYRKRGRGRKKGQVRQRWSIRQSPTGIPTKSVSITNMSSSSLFSPPVPSGESSSSSLRRMMGRYDSSGIKTTSSFHSLPRSPSIPQSVDRPASTLPRMRRYQLHSLAFDDPDSPAAEQSSRTRKVSRSAPSSPRRGRKFGLQTSFGTTSLHSSQSSISFGGGCTDRPIRGAGAVQVVLAYSVNEKVLQVTVVRATGLPDYDDAGGWYVKIYVIDPPRQCRKGKTKIVKNSREPQFDEKFEFGKIDSFKEVTGKDLLVQVVRHRGQMAGRKAIIGEAKVHLFQVQQEILKQSELWINLPRNWEVDDYRGELDVTLGLCKTGSSISVIVNKGRNIPDVKQTIFVQISVYHYRHLISDKRKTKRIKCTTQPVFNENFAFDVSAYRLDDLQVLFELKQNAKTSPAHHRVIGHTAIGAHSVAEHEKQHWDDIVLTPGKLICRSHQLRKGKFNYDRIR; this is encoded by the exons ATGGAAATCGCAATCGTCGGCGTCAGCGTGGGAATCGGAGCGGCGCTTTTTCTCATTCTCTGCCTCTGCCTCTGCTACAGAAAGAGGGGAAGAGGTCGAAAGAAGGGCCAAGTGCGTCAACGATGGAGCATACGGCAGTCTCCTACTGGAATCCCTACAAAGAGCGTTTCAATCACCAACATGTCTTCCTCATCGTTATTCTCTCCACCGGTGCCAAGCGGCGAAAGCTCGTCGTCCAGCCTACGTAGAATGATGGGCAGATACGACAGCTCGGGCATCAAAACAACGTCCTCCTTCCACTCTTTACCGCGATCTCCTTCCATTCCACAATCAGTCGATCGCCCAGCGTCGACTCTACCTAGAATGCGTCGATACCAGCTTCATTCGCTGGCGTTCGATGATCCAGACTCGCCAGCAGCGGAGCAAAGCTCGCGCACGAGAAAAGTGTCGAgatcggcgccgtcgtcgccgcgacgcgGACGAAAATTCGGCCTTCAGACAAGTTTTGGAACGACGAGTTTGCACTCGAGTCAATCATCGATATCGTTTGGAGGCGGATGCACCGATCGTCCTATTCGAGGGGCGGGTGCCGTGCAAGTCGTTCTCGCTTACTCGGTCAACGAGAAAGTTTTGCAGGTGACGGTCGTTCGAGCGACGGGGTTGCCGGATTACGACGATGCCGGCGGATGGTACGTCAAGATCTACGTCATCGATCCTCCGCGCCAGTGCCGTaaaggaaagacgaagaTCGTGAAAAATTCGAGAGAACcgcaattcgacgagaagttCGAGTTCGGTAAAATCGATTCGTTCAAGGAGGTGACGGGTAAGGATTTGCTGGTGCAAGTCGTTCGTCATCGCGGTCAGATGGCGGGAAGAAAGGCGATTATCGGCGAAGCTAAAGTCCACTTATTTCAAGTGCAACAGGAAATTTTGAAGCAGTCGGAATTGTGGATCAACCTACCGAGAAATTGG GAGGTGGACGACTATAGGGGAGAATTAGACGTAACGTTGGGACTCTGCAAGACGGGCTCATCTATATCGGTCATAGTGAACAAAGGAAGAAATATCCCCGACGTCAAACAGA CTATTTTCGTTCAGATATCTGTCTACCATTATCGACATCTTATATCGGATaagcgaaagacgaagcGAATCAAGTGCACCACACAGCCGGTGTTCAACGAGAacttcgcgttcgacgtgaGCGCCTatcgtctcgacgatctACAGGTTCTCTTCGAGCTCAAGCAGaacgcgaaaacgagccCCGCCCACCATCGCGTCATCGGGCATACGGCGATCGGCGCTCATTCCGTCGCCGAGCACGAGAAACAGCATTGGGACGACATCGTTCTCACGCCGGGGAAACTCATCTGTCGATCGCATCAACTTCGAAAAGGAAAATTCAACTATGATAGAATACGGTAG
- the LOC136192572 gene encoding DNA-binding protein RFXANK-like, with amino-acid sequence MGDIEKLKEALRHSVDLCQPDRLGLTPFMWAAAHGQAEAVRFLLTFARGTTVNESARSGSGETALHFASNNGHMSVARLLLENGADIDIKDAHGGTPLIYAANCGHASVVKLLIRNGADLTWKSNYGLSPLDYAILRGHTDVQLILEDYIMKLIREDLLKKTPKI; translated from the exons ATGGGAGATATAGAAAAGTTAAAAGAGGCTCTAAGACACA GTGTTGACCTATGTCAACCGGATCGTTTGGGACTGACGCCTTTTATGTGGGCCGCTGCTCACGGTCAAGCGGAAGCCGTTCGCTTTTTATTGACTTTTGCTCGCGGAACCACAGTCAATGAATCGGCTCGTTCAGGAAGCGGAGAAACGGCTCTTCATTTTGCCAGCAATAACGGGCACATGAGCGTCGCGAGACTGCTATTAGAAAACGGAGCCGATATTGACATCAAGGATGCC CATGGTGGTACTCCTTTGATTTATGCTGCAAACTGCGGTCATGCTAGCGTTGTCAAGCTGCTGATTC GGAATGGAGCTGATCTGACGTGGAAAAGCAACTACGGTTTGTCACCGTTAGACTATGCTATTCTTCGGGGTCACACAGACG TGCAATTGATACTTGAGGATTATATCATGAAACTGATTAGGGAAGATCttctgaagaagacgccCAAAATCTAA